From one Chanodichthys erythropterus isolate Z2021 chromosome 3, ASM2448905v1, whole genome shotgun sequence genomic stretch:
- the zmp:0000000912 gene encoding interferon-induced very large GTPase 1, translated as MATGQEPGKKEKHGNILQLQHDCKQREDSEKRESGKEPSQCEDKDQIKLENINKLFNRLELSRENSYKLSRDFLQVTPPQQRHEPCNEKNLVQTYIQGLLMADYTARYIPMEEEKSEVLNAKGTMVSDVQGGNAFESIFKRSVYVDTSKGHPIHPMDIQMAVFLCADNFLRQLMVTKLSQCQYALPLLVPNIFTKEIEFPLWTFRQFKKSWKSHEENISKNQTIYKAETPMVAFFRFSAVSSSKSELMNNLINERHETFFHRHCRGSSKSRLLMDGVVEIAWYCPSGEKTDKFTDCVAFCNLHGDAQANDTQLQILTDKSSINVVLLPNLDRSDQSMKIVEELFNSSKPLICLLTEDDSGVSKIKEGKYTIGLKERNRSDISEELRRTINECLSKALSVFKLENMGEHSGIKVDENDDDCRRGKEAAEKMMRLLETKEMSKIKETFLPCQGKLWHNWCLKNKELHRPQGNNIEMHNSQKQTEMHKIREQQKKIGLSEFLKLFIEKQNSISRAEKMYSLKWLGIFLDEYTSKDLCKLHHEYYETWSKVLDLKKEHDKSAQLTEEQSQLEKLSEKLNLTSFGLEHILREIAQIYESHVSVRKNKRSGCKLDSLPQFAAELMICGYPLELMDGDAAHVPLIWVQAVLDELIKMLGDQKVFVLSVLGIQSTGKSTMLNAMFGLQFAVSAGRCTRGAFMQLIKVSEELKTQLNFDYIIVVDTEGLHAVELAGRSTRHHDNEMATFVVGLGSMTLINIFGENPAEMQDILQIVVQAFLRMKKVRLNPSCMFVHQNVGDITAGEKNMVGKRRLQEKLDEMTQLAAKEEVCGAECFSDVIGFDIKTDVRYFAQLWEGSPPMAPPNPGYSENVQELKNTILSRASQYNCVTLAQFKGRIGDLWNALLNENFVFSFKNTLEIATYRKLEEEYAKWTWSLRSAMLEIEDKLHNRINNKQLHKVESRDLEKEMAETNEEVKQSMKLYFEEHKEKEMLIQWKLKFQEKINHLHWELVRDAKRKLENIIYQKKALTKLDGEKSLLERKLLEKSKEFAFRLKQKGLDENELRAQFDIVWEKWVSELAGNVQPFEELNVVSDIITIISEIHEKALVLDRLNKFERIHQITDFTTYVNLIGKFWKNRLFGLPPEEQELIQQLVYTIGRETVNQVKSKSVANTGYNPSYIQEIAQLVKMNVGNHKCKKAQYEFKKEFTVDLTISACKWAGEKFAVLHQVFRNNNDPTIYLERKKPEYFSVFQGFCKGAKSAAIFGALICSELKNPILQSAYNKAANDLAGEMRTNIPAFKGNRSNLEKHILKALAEEEDFQKFIQYIHLPRSHFEDFIKAEVKAYITGENSSALAMINGNIKNKGQCVITAAEKATTEVSMKHGDANMWLEIFSDCLKDELEYSKEHLTDICCEDITNFELLNEVVKEELQPITEESNKYLKKPSDIEMKMFRKPPDDILIEHFCQCCWLQCPFCGVVCVNTMEDHLGDHIAPFHRNCGMRGMIYRGTDNLCLEFCTSSVASDSQSFYPTSDSDETVLWKEYRTAGPDFENWSITPDVSELPFWKWFVCRFQNDLEKHYNKTFSGYGEIPKEWRSYTKNQALESLEKYL; from the exons ATGGCAACTGGGCAGGAACctggaaaaaaggaaaaacatg gCAACATTCTTCAGCTGCAACACGATTGCAAG CAGAGAGAAGACAGTGAGAAAAGAGAATCGGGAAAAGAACCATCCCAATGTGAAGACAAGGATCAGATCAAATTGGAAAACATCAACAAGCTCTTTAATAGACTCGAACTCAGTCGTGAAAACTCTTACAAACTGTCAAGAGACTTTCTGCAGGTAACTCCTCCACAACAAAGGCATGAACCTTGTAATGAGAAGAATTTGGTTCAAACATATATACAAGGACTCCTGATGGCAGATTACACAGCAAGATACATTCCaatggaagaagaaaaaagtgAGGTGCTTAATGCAAAAGGCACCATGGTTTCTGATGTGCAAGGGGGTAATGCCTTTGAAAGCATTTTCAAGAGGTCTGTGTATGTTGATACGAGCAAAGGACATCCCATTCACCCAATGGACATTCAGATGGCAGTGTTTCTCTGTGCAGATAATTTCCTTCGTCAGCTCATGGTAACAAAACTCTCACAATGTCAGTATGCTCTTCCTCTGCTTGTGCCTAATATATTTACCAAGGAGATTGAATTTCCCCTGTGGACCTTCAGGCAATTTAAGAAAAGCTGGAAGTCCCATGAAGAAAACATCAGTAAAAACCAGACAATCTACAAGGCTGAGACACCTATGGTTGCCTTTTTCAGATTTTCAGCAGTTTCGTCATCCAAATCTGAATTAATGAACAACCTGATCAATGAACGGCATGAAACTTTCTTTCACAGACATTGCCGTGGAAGCAGCAAATCCCGCCTGCTGATGGATGGAGTGGTTGAGATCGCCTGGTACTGCCCTTCTGGAGAGAAAACTGATAAATTCACGGATTGTGTTGCCTTCTGTAATCTTCATGGTGATGCACAAGCTAATGACACACAGCTACAAATATTGACTGATAAGTCCTCAATAAATGTAGTGCTTTTGCCAAATCTTGATAGGAGTGACCAAAGTATGAAAATAGTGGAAGAGCTTTTCAACAGCTCAAAGCCACTCATTTGCCTTTTGACTGAAGATGACTCAGGTGTTTCCAAGATAAAGGAAGGCAAATATACAATTGgcctgaaagaaagaaatagaTCAGATATATCAGAGGAACTTAGAAGAACCATCAATGAGTGCCTCTCAAAAGCACTGTCAGTTTTCAAACTTGAGAATATGGGTGAACATTCAGGAATCAAAGTTGATGAGAATGATGATGACTGCAGGAGAGGAAAAGAGGCAGCAGAGAAGATGATGAGACTACTTGAGACCAAGGAGATGTCCAAAatcaaagaaacatttctgcCTTGTCAGGGAAAACTGTGGCACAACTGGTGTCTAAAGAACAAAGAACTACATCGACCTCAAGGGAACAACATTGAAATGCATAACagccaaaaacaaacagaaatgcACAAAATCCGTGAGCAGCAGAAAAAAATTGGCCTCAGTGAATTCTTAAAattgtttattgaaaaacaaaattCCATAAGTAGAGCTGAGAAGATGTATTCCCTTAAATGGTTGGGGATCTTCCTGGACGAATATACTTCAAAAGATCTCTGCAAGCTTCATCATGAGTATTATGAAACATGGTCAAAAGTGCTGGATTTGAAAAAGGAACATGATAAATCTGCGCAACTGACAGAAGAACAGTCACAGCTAGAGAAGCTAtctgaaaaattgaatttaacaTCATTTGGCTTGGAGCACATATTAAGAGAGATTGCCCAGATATATGAATCACACGTATCTGTGAGAAAGAATAAAAGATCTGGATGTAAACTAGATTCTCTCCCACAGTTTGCTGCAGAGCTTATGATCTGTGGATACCCACTGGAGCTGATGGATGGTGATGCAGCACATGTTCCTCTGATTTGGGTTCAAGCAGTTCTAGATGAACTTATCAAAATGCTGGGAGACCAAAAAGTCTTTGTGTTGTCAGTTTTGGGGATTCAGAGCACTGGAAAATCCACCATGCTGAATGCCATGTTTGGACTTCAGTTTGCTGTAAGTGCTGGGAGGTGTACCAGAGGAGCCTTCATGCAGCTGATCAAGGTGTCAGAAGAACTGAAAACCCAGTTAAACTTTGACTACATTATTGTTGTCGATACTGAGGGACTTCATGCTGTAGAGTTGGCTGGCAGGTCAACAAGACATCATGATAATGAAATGGCAACATTTGTAGTCGGTCTTGGAAGCATGACTTTGATCAACATCTTTGGTGAGAATCCAGCTGAGATGCAGGACATTCTTCAGATTGTTGTTCAGGCCTTCTTGAGGATGAAGAAGGTGCGACTGAATCCCAGTTGCATGTTTGTGCATCAGAATGTTGGAGACATCACAGCAGGCGAGAAGAACATGGTAGGGAAAAGGCGCTTGCAGGAGAAACTAGATGAGATGACTCAACTAGCTGCTAAAGAAGAGGTCTGTGGTGCAGAATGTTTCAGTGACGTAATTGGATTTGATATAAAGACTGATGTGAGGTACTTTGCCCAACTCTGGGAAGGCAGCCCACCAATGGCTCCACCCAATCCAGGTTACAGTGAAAATGTGCAGGAGCTTAAGAACACAATCCTATCCCGTGCCTCACAATATAATTGTGTGACACTGGCACAATTCAAAGGTCGTATTGGAGACCTCTGGAACGCTCTTCTGAATGAAAACTTTGTTTTCAGTTTTAAGAATACTTTGGAAATTGCAACATACAGAAAATTAGAAGAGGAGTATGCAAAGTGGACCTGGAGTCTCAGAAGTGCCATGCTGGAGATTGAAGACAAATTGCACAACAGAATCAATAACAAGCAACTGCATAAAGTTGAGAGTAGAGACTTGGAAAAGGAGATGGCAGAGACCAATGAAGAGGTGAAGCAGTCCATGAAGCTTTACTTTGAAGAACACAAAGAAAAGGAGATGCTGATTCAGTGGAAATTGAAATTTCAAGAGAAAATCAACCACCTTCATTGGGAGCTTGTGAGAGATGCAAAAAGAAAACTAGAGAACATTATCTATCAAAAGAAAGCTCTCACCAAACTGGATGGAGAGAAATCTCTGCTTGAGCGAAAACTCCTTGAGAAAAGCAAAGAGTTTGCATTCAGGCTCAAACAAAAAGGTCTTGATGAGAATGAGCTGAGGGCACAATTTGATATAGTGTGGGAAAAGTGGGTCTCTGAGTTGGCAGGGAATGTTCAACCTTTTGAAGAACTTAATGTAGTAAGtgacattattacaataatatctGAAATTCATGAAAAAGCGCTTGTGCTTGACAGATTAAATAAATTTGAACGCATACATCAAATCACTGATTTCACCACATATGTAAATCTCATTGGAAAATTCTGGAAAAACAGACTGTTTGGCCTTCCACCAGAAGAACAAGAGTTAATACAACAATTGGTGTACACTATTGGTCGTGAAACTGTGAACCAGGTGAAGTCAAAATCAGTTGCAAACACAGGCTACAACCCAAGCTACATTCAAGAAATTGCACAACTTGTAAAAATGAATGTAGGAAACCACAAGTGCAAAAAAGCACAGTATGAATTCAAGAAAGAGTTCACAGTTGATCTGACGATCAGTGCATGTAAGTGGGCAGGTGAGAAGTTTGCAGTGCTTCATCAGGTGTTCAGAAACAACAATGATCCTACGATTTATTTAGAGAGAAAGAAACCAGAATACTTCAGTGTATTCCAGGGATTCTGCAAAGGAGCAAAATCTGCTGCAATATTTGGAGCCTTGATTTGTAGTGAGCTGAAAAACCCGATTCTCCAGAGTGCCTACAACAAGGCTGCAAATGATCTAGCAGGAGAAATGCGGACAAATATTCCAGCTTTTAAAGGCAACAGGTCAAACCTGGAGAAACACATTCTGAAAGCACTAGCAGAGGAGGAGGACTTTCAAAAGTTCATTCAGTACATACATTTACCAAGGAGCCACTTTGAAGATTTTATCAAAGCTGAAGTGAAAGCATATATAACAGGGGAGAACTCCTCAGCTCTTGCAATGATTAATGGGAACATCAAGAACAAGGGGCAATGCGTCATCACGGCTGCTGAAAAAGCAACAACTGAAGTCTCAATGAAACATGGAGATGCCAATATGTGGCTGGAGATATTCTCAGACTGTCTGAAAGACGAGCTTGAATACAGTAAAGAACATCTCACTGATATCTGCTGTGAGGACATCACTAACTTTGAACTTCTAAATGAGGTTGTGAAAGAAGAACTTCAGCCCATCACAGAAGAGTCAAACAAATACTTAAAAAAGCCCTCTGATattgaaatgaaaatgttcaGGAAACCACCAGATGACATTTTGATTGAACACTTCTGCCAGTGCTGCTGGCTTCAGTGTCCCTTCTGTGGTGTCGTCTGTGTTAACACAATGGAGGACCATCTTGGAGATCACATTGCTCCCTTCCATCGTAACTGTGGGATGAGAGGGATGATTTACAGAGGTACAGATAATCTTTGCTTGGAATTCTGCACATCTTCAGTGGCGAGTGACAGCCAATCCTTTTACCCAACATCTGACTCGGATGAGACAGTTTTATGGAAGGAGTATAGAACAGCAGGTCCCGATTTTGAGAACTGGAGCATCACGCCTGATGTCTCAGAGCTGCCATTCTGGAAGTGGTTTGTGTGTCGATTTCAGAATGATTTGGAAAAGCATTATAACAAAACTTTCAGTGGTTATGGTGAGATTCCAAAAGAATGGAGATCCTACACCAAAAATCAAGCTTTGGAGAGTTTGGAGAAATACCTGTAA
- the zmp:0000001062 gene encoding GTPase IMAP family member 7, with protein MTSEEKLWDSLKAETEKETFELESSLSSEIDELYENVRTNSDSPSLKAEAEELRIMLLGARGSGKSSTGNTILRWNAFNTDMQLSRVTQFCERASGNINGRPVAIIDTPGLNKINRIEKEVVREIMKSVTLYKPGPHVFLLVLPVGNLTNEDKNMHKLIQDMFGKNVWKYTVVLLTHGDRLEGKMPNDVIASSDKDLRDFIRTCSGGFVFFNNKNTGNFEQVTKLLEKIETLVAINGRGCYTNSFYPTSERKIREKQEKILEERQEEIARKERELEENYEDEEELEKKKRELWREEEEDARKLAENPQKRKSLTLKLTKAPTSVTKSQTIH; from the exons ATGACTTCAGAGGAGAAGTTGTGGGACAGTCTGAAGGCTGAAACAGAGAAAGAAACCTTTGAACTGGAATCATCACTGAGCT CTGAGATTGATGAACTATACGAAAACGTAAGAACAAACTCAGATTCACCAAGCCTCAAAG CAGAGGCAGAGGAATTGCGCATCATGTTACTGGGGGCGAGGGGGTCTGGAAAAAGCTCAACTGGAAACACCATCCTCAGGTGGAACGCCTTCAACACGGACATGCAACTGAGCAGAGTCACACAGTTCTGTGAAAGAGCATCCGGAAACATCAACGGCCGGCCCGTGGCCATAATCGACACGCCGGGACTGAATAAGATCAATCGAATAGAGAAGGAGGTGGTCAGGGAGATCATGAAATCTGTCACGCTCTATAAACCAGGACCACATGTGTTTCTGCTGGTTCTGCCGGTGGGAAATTTAACCAATGAGGACAAGAACATGCATAAGCTGATTCAGGACATGTTCGGAAAGAATGTTTGGAAATACACAGTTGTTCTGTTGACACATGGAGATCGATTAGAAGGGAAGATGCCGAATGACGTTATTGCCAGCTCAGATAAAGACCTTAGAGACTTTATTCGCACTTGCAGTGGTGGATTTGTGTTCTTCAATAACAAGAACACGGGAAACTTTGAGCAAGTGACTAAACTTCTGGAGAAGATTGAAACTTTGGTGGCCATCAATGGCAGAGGCTGCTACACAAATTCGTTTTACCCGACTTCAGAGAGAAAGATACGTGAAAAACAAGAGAAGATTCTGGAGGAGAGACAGGAGGAGATAGCGCGAAAGGAGAGAGAGCTGGAAGAGAATTATGAAGATGAGGAGGAGTTAGAGAAGAAAAAGCGTGAGCTCtggagagaggaagaggaagatgcaCGGAAACTAGCGGAGAATCCACAAAAACGCAAAAGTCTGACACTGAAACTCACCAAAGCCCCCACATCTGTAACAAAATCACAGACCATTCATTAA